The Pseudodesulfovibrio hydrargyri genome segment GCCCAGCAGGAGAACATCATCGAGGCCGTGCAGGCCAAGGTGTCCAACTACATCGTCAAGCCGTTCACTCCCGAAACACTGGGCCAGAAGATCGACAAAATCTTCGCCTAAACCACCGTTGCCGTTTAGGCGTATGCCATGGTCCTGCTCGTTCCGGATGATGCCGAAGATGTAACCGACGCTCCCGCCGAGCGGAAAGCGGAGTTGGACGACGCGGCCGCGAGCAAGGCCACCCAGAAGGTCGATCTCGACCTCGACGACGCCCCGTTCCTCGAAGACGAGGACGAGGAAGAGGATATCGAGGAGGTTGAGAGCGAGACTCCGTTCTTGACCGAGGACGAAGGCAAGCCCAAACCGGGTCTGGTCGCCCTGCTCAAGAACAAATTCGTGCTCATGGGCCTGGGCGTCATCCTGCTCCTGCTGGTCGTCATCATCATCCTCCTGCTGCGCGAACCCGAGGCGCCGCCACCGCCGCCACCGCCGCCGGTCGAGCAACCGGCCATCCCGGAACCGCCGCCCGAGGTTCCGGAGACGCCCCAGATCATCATCAAGCTCGATCCGTTCCTCATCGAACAGACGGACGCGGCGGGCAAGATCCGCTTCCTCGAGGTCAGCATCCTCCTGTCTACCGAGGACGACGGCTTGGCCCGGCAGTTCAAGCAGGAGACGTTTGCCGTCCGCAACGCCCTGTACTATTATCTCAAGAATAAGGATTTGCAGTTTTTGTCCGATAAGGAGAACAGCGAGAAGCTGAAAAGGGAACTGCTGGTCATCATCAACCAATACATGGGGTTCGGCCAGTTCGATACGTTGATGTTCGAACAATATCTTGTGAGGTGATCCATGAGCACCACGCCTTTGGACCTGCCCATACTCATTTCCCAACTGCCCTTCGTGCAGAAGATCGCCCATGCGGAAAAGGCCACGCCCGAGATCAACCAGCAACTCTTCGGTCCGCTGATCCAGGAACAGCTCCGCCAGCGCGAGGGCACGGTCCAGCAGGTCCAGAAGAAGACCGCCACCGATCCCGTGGACCGCGACGGCCACAACGACCAGCGGCAGGAAGCCGCACCGGACCGGAAGGACCGCGAGCCGGACGGGGACGATCCCGACACCGGGGCCTCCAGCGGCTCCCCCTGGTCCGGCAACATCGTCAATGTCAAGATCTGACCCAAGGCAAGCCGAATCATGTCCACTCTGCTCATCATGCTCTTCACCATCAGCGAGGTCGTCCTGCTCGGCGTCGTGATCCTCTTCTTCCTGCGCCTGCGCAAATCCGAGACCCTGCTCTCCGGCCTGCACGCCAAGCAGGAGGAATTCATCAAACGGCTCCAGTTCAACACCCAGCTGGAAAACGAACTGGTATCCACCTTCGAGCAGCGCCAGCAGGAACTGGTTGCCCTGAACACCCAGTTGGAGAACAAGGCCGCCGAGCTCAAGAAACTGGTCAAGCTCGCCAACGAGTATGCCAAGTCCCCGCAATTCATGCGTGAAATCATCATCCAGGGACACCGCTCCGGCAAGACCCCGATGCAGCTCGCCAAATCCACCGGCCTCGCCTTGGACGAGGTCGAACTGATCATCGACCAGGCCTAGGGGCATCCCGTGCGCGTCTCGGGTTCAGGCACGGGCGGCTCCTACAACGGTGGCGGCAGCCGGTCCGACCGGTTCCGCAACCGCCACCGGCCCGGCCAGAAGGTCCGGGGCGTGCTCGTCAAGAACCTCCCGGACTCCATGGCTTGGGTGGACATCGACGGCGAACGGCTCCTGGCGCAACTCGAAACTGCCCGCCCGGAAGGCAGCCGGCTCCTCTTCCTCGTCCAGCAGCTCGTCCCGCGGATCATCCTCAAGGAACTGACCGGCGAGGCCCACGGCAACGCGGCAACCGCCCTCACCCGGGTCAGCGACTTCGACTCGGCCCGCACCCTGTTCGAAAACCGGTTCCGCCCCGTACTCCACGAGGCCGGTTTGCTTGGTAGCCCCCTGCCCCTGCCCGGTTTCCTCGCTTTGCTGGCCGCCGACCCTTTGCTCCACGCCGCCTACCAGGACGCCGCAAACTGCGCCAACCCCTTGTCCGGAGCCCTCCGGGACGCCGACAAAGGCACCCTCAGCTACCAGCCCTGGCTCGCGCCCACCGGACGGCGGCAGGCCACCATCATGCGCCACGCCCAGGCCGACTCGCAACTCACCGAAATCCTTGTCGAGTTCGACCACGCGCGCATGGGCCTCACCCGCGTCCAATTCCTGCGCAAGGCCGAAACCCTGTCCTGCCGTGTTCAGCTCCAACATCCCGAACACGCCCAATCCCTCTCGCGCTATCTCGACTCCCGCCAACACCCCGGCAGCCCTTTTCAGATCCGACACCTCGGCGTGGGCAAACTCCCCCGAACCAGCCACAGCGGCATCCTCGCCGAATTATTGTTCAAGAGATAAAGGCGCCTCCCCTTTCCCTCCTAAACTTTTGATGCCGCATCGCGGGGTGTGGGCCTATGGGGTGGTCCTTTTCGCCACAGCTCAAGACGCCGCCCTATTCCCTTCGCCGCAGCCGGCACAAAAGGTTTGGGAGGATCCAGGGAACCCTTTTCAAAGGGTTTCCTGGCGGGGTCCGGGGCAGCGCCCCGGCCGCCGGAGGCATCCCGAGGCCACAAAAAAAGCCCGCCTGGCGGCGGGCTTTTTGTTGGCCTCGTAGACTTGTAGGCTGACGCCTAAGCCACGGCGGGGGTGGGCTGGAGCTGTTCGCGCGCCGGGGATTCCTCGGCGGCGGGAACGGGCTCAACCTTTTCCTCGAGATAGAGGTCGCGGTTTTCGTCGAGATGGCGGAGGAAGGCGTTGTTCAGGGCGTGGCCCGAGGCGAAGACCTCGAAGTGACCCTGAAGCCGCGCGCCGAAGGTGGCGATGTCGCCGACGAAGTCAAGCATCTTGTGGCGCACGAACTCGTCCTCGAAGCGCAGCCCTTCGGCATTGAGGATATTGTATTCGTCCAAGACGACCGCGTTGTCCAGGGAGCCGCCCAGGGCCAGGCCGTTGGCATGCAGGTAGTCGACCTCCTTGAGGAAACCGAAAGTGCGGGCCTTGGCCAGATGCTGGGTGAAATTCTCGGGGGTGATCTCCATGGCCATCTGCTGACGACCGATGAGCGGGTGCGCGAACTCGATGGTGTAGTCCACGCGCAGGCCGTCGTAGGGGCGGACCTTGATGTATTTGCCGTCCTGCTCGAACTCCATGGTCTTCTTGAAGGTCAAGACCTTGCGGGGCTTGTTCAGGGTGCGCACGCCCGCCTGTTTGAGCAGGTAGACGAAGGAACCGGCGCTGCCGTCCATGATGGGCACTTCCTTGCCCGTGACTTCGATATGGATGTTGTCGATGCCCATGCCGTTGATGGTGGCGAGCAGATGTTCGACGGTGGCCACTGTCTCGCGGCCGTCTCCCAGCACCGTGGCCAGGCTGGTCTCCACGACCAGGGACGGGGCGGGGGTCAGGAAGGTGGACCCGGTGCCGTCGCGTAGCGAAAACAGGATGCCGGTGTCCTCCGCTGCGGGCCGGAGAACCAGATCCACCTGCTTGCCGCTGTGGAGCCCGATACCGGTGCAACGTACTGATCTATGTATGGTTGTCTGAGACATTATTCCTCCGGTTGATTAACCAATTACCAAATAGCAAGAAAAATGCCACGGCAAACACAGGTTGTAACCAACCGAATTTTATTGAAATTCATTACCTGCAGCAGTCCGAACACGTGTTGCATTCCAGCAACTCTTTGTTTTTTTACAACAAGGACGGGTTCGAGTTGTTGCATTTCTACGATTATTTTTTACGCGCGAAGATCACGCGGTCCCGTCCGGAGAGGTCTTT includes the following:
- the lpxC gene encoding UDP-3-O-acyl-N-acetylglucosamine deacetylase, which translates into the protein MSQTTIHRSVRCTGIGLHSGKQVDLVLRPAAEDTGILFSLRDGTGSTFLTPAPSLVVETSLATVLGDGRETVATVEHLLATINGMGIDNIHIEVTGKEVPIMDGSAGSFVYLLKQAGVRTLNKPRKVLTFKKTMEFEQDGKYIKVRPYDGLRVDYTIEFAHPLIGRQQMAMEITPENFTQHLAKARTFGFLKEVDYLHANGLALGGSLDNAVVLDEYNILNAEGLRFEDEFVRHKMLDFVGDIATFGARLQGHFEVFASGHALNNAFLRHLDENRDLYLEEKVEPVPAAEESPAREQLQPTPAVA
- a CDS encoding flagellar basal body-associated FliL family protein — encoded protein: MVLLVPDDAEDVTDAPAERKAELDDAAASKATQKVDLDLDDAPFLEDEDEEEDIEEVESETPFLTEDEGKPKPGLVALLKNKFVLMGLGVILLLLVVIIILLLREPEAPPPPPPPPVEQPAIPEPPPEVPETPQIIIKLDPFLIEQTDAAGKIRFLEVSILLSTEDDGLARQFKQETFAVRNALYYYLKNKDLQFLSDKENSEKLKRELLVIINQYMGFGQFDTLMFEQYLVR